The proteins below come from a single Dinghuibacter silviterrae genomic window:
- a CDS encoding serine hydroxymethyltransferase: MHRDEIVFDLIHKELERQRHGIELIASENFASLQVIQAMGSVLTNKYAEGYPGRRYYGGCEIVDQVEQLAIDRAKEMFGCAYANVQPHSGAQANSALMQAILQPGDKILGLDLSMGGHLTHGSPVNFSGKLYHALSYGVVKETGRVDYDHLEKTALAEKPKLIICGASAYSRDWDYARIRKVADQIGAFVMADIAHPAGLIAKQLLASPFDHCHFVTTTTHKTLRGPRGGLILMKNDFDNPFGLKDVKGNTRLMSNLIDLAVFPGTQGGPLEHIIASKAIAFGEVLSNEFTSYAKQIVSNAQTMAKAFVDRGYELISGGTDNHLMLIDLRNKNISGKKAEGVLGKAEITVNKNMVPFDDKSAFVTSGIRVGVPAITSRGMKESHMEFVVSAIDKALMNADDEAVLGKLAGEVKAFMEQFPLYPELK, encoded by the coding sequence ATGCATAGAGACGAAATCGTATTTGACCTGATCCACAAAGAACTGGAACGTCAACGCCATGGCATCGAGCTGATCGCATCCGAAAACTTCGCCAGCCTGCAGGTGATTCAGGCCATGGGCAGCGTACTGACCAACAAATATGCGGAAGGTTACCCCGGCAGAAGGTACTACGGGGGTTGCGAAATCGTCGACCAGGTAGAACAGCTGGCCATAGACCGGGCAAAAGAAATGTTTGGCTGTGCTTACGCCAACGTCCAGCCGCACTCCGGCGCCCAGGCCAACTCGGCCCTGATGCAGGCCATTCTCCAACCCGGGGACAAGATCCTGGGGCTGGACCTGAGCATGGGTGGTCACCTGACCCATGGTTCTCCGGTTAATTTCTCGGGCAAACTCTACCACGCCCTTTCTTACGGCGTCGTCAAAGAGACCGGTCGCGTGGACTACGACCACCTCGAAAAAACCGCCCTCGCCGAAAAACCCAAGCTGATTATATGCGGGGCTTCCGCCTACAGCCGCGACTGGGACTACGCCCGCATCCGCAAGGTCGCCGACCAGATCGGGGCCTTTGTCATGGCGGACATCGCCCACCCGGCCGGTTTGATCGCCAAACAATTGCTGGCTTCTCCCTTCGACCATTGTCACTTTGTTACGACCACGACCCACAAGACCCTGCGCGGTCCCCGTGGCGGTCTCATCCTGATGAAGAACGACTTTGACAACCCGTTTGGGCTGAAAGACGTGAAAGGCAATACCCGCCTGATGAGCAACCTCATCGACCTCGCCGTTTTCCCCGGCACCCAGGGCGGCCCGCTCGAACACATCATTGCATCCAAGGCCATCGCCTTTGGCGAAGTGCTTAGCAACGAATTCACGAGCTATGCCAAACAAATCGTGTCCAACGCCCAGACCATGGCCAAGGCCTTTGTCGACCGGGGATACGAATTGATCTCCGGTGGTACGGACAACCACCTCATGCTGATCGACCTCCGCAACAAGAACATCAGCGGCAAAAAAGCGGAAGGCGTGCTGGGGAAGGCCGAGATTACGGTCAACAAAAACATGGTGCCTTTTGACGATAAATCCGCTTTTGTCACTTCCGGTATTCGTGTCGGGGTCCCCGCCATCACGTCCCGGGGCATGAAGGAAAGCCACATGGAGTTTGTCGTCAGCGCGATCGACAAGGCGCTTATGAACGCGGATGATGAGGCGGTGCTGGGCAAGCTGGCAGGTGAGGTGAAAGCGTTCATGGAGCAGTTCCCGCTCTACCCTGAACTCAAATAG
- a CDS encoding DUF4293 domain-containing protein yields MIQRIQTVWLLLSGLLTLAAFELAFFKVTLKDSTNQLYYANNSSFLVYLAVVLLAVVCFGTIFLFKQRPLQLRLCVLGIVLAIALLVLENHQIDVVKAAATYSDGSFRAGIALPILVIIGLILAMRGIRKDQKLVKSLDRLR; encoded by the coding sequence ATGATTCAACGCATTCAAACCGTCTGGCTTCTTTTGTCCGGGCTTCTCACCTTAGCCGCCTTCGAGCTGGCCTTTTTCAAGGTCACCCTGAAGGACTCGACCAACCAATTATACTACGCCAATAATTCGAGCTTTCTCGTATACCTGGCAGTCGTGTTGCTCGCGGTGGTATGTTTTGGCACCATCTTCCTGTTCAAACAACGGCCGCTTCAGCTCCGGTTGTGCGTGCTGGGTATCGTCCTGGCGATCGCGTTGCTGGTACTGGAGAACCACCAGATCGACGTGGTAAAAGCTGCCGCGACCTATTCGGACGGGTCATTCCGGGCCGGGATCGCCCTCCCGATCCTTGTCATCATCGGGCTGATCCTCGCGATGCGCGGGATCCGTAAGGACCAGAAGCTGGTAAAGAGTTTGGACCGGCTGCGCTAG
- a CDS encoding carboxypeptidase-like regulatory domain-containing protein, producing the protein MVKHYLFFCSLMLTAFAAGATNTTGAPGSNGNSNITGTVMTDCAKPLKQVTVVVSSPCLLKPQAVETDENGNFFIGQLEPCVYKLTFESNGYKKVTTEKVVVTPDKKTQLKVQLQPDCMWNDSDHGTFSNQLQIYE; encoded by the coding sequence ATGGTCAAGCATTACCTCTTCTTCTGCAGTCTTATGCTTACCGCCTTTGCCGCCGGCGCCACCAACACAACGGGTGCACCGGGGAGCAATGGGAACAGTAATATCACGGGCACGGTCATGACCGATTGCGCAAAGCCGCTCAAACAGGTCACCGTCGTGGTGTCTTCGCCTTGTCTGTTAAAGCCCCAGGCGGTTGAAACGGATGAGAATGGAAACTTTTTCATCGGCCAGTTGGAGCCTTGTGTGTACAAGCTGACGTTCGAGTCCAATGGGTACAAAAAGGTCACCACCGAAAAGGTCGTCGTAACCCCCGACAAAAAGACCCAGCTCAAAGTACAGTTGCAACCCGACTGTATGTGGAACGATTCCGACCACGGGACTTTTTCCAATCAATTGCAGATTTACGAGTAA
- the uvrA gene encoding excinuclease ABC subunit UvrA — MNKDDIFIKGARVHNLKNISVSIPRNKLVVVTGVSGSGKSSLTIDTLYAEGQRRYAESLSAYARQFLMRMNKPDVDYIKGLCPAIAIEQKVITRTPRSTVGSMTEAYDYLRLLFARAGKTISPVSGREVKKDDVRDVVDAIKALAEGDRVHILVPFLHHARRDPAEEMNILLQKGFTRLYVPSVKKGEAGTVIRLEEALEAKDPGSLTPAANTFVLVDRLVVKPFDEDDEHRIADSVSTAFYEGEGALLLEVNGTTTLSFSNRFELDGMTFEEPAPNLFSFNNPFGACPTCEGFSQVLGIDENLVIPDKRLSVYEGAVAPWKGEKLGLWKEQFVKGARKNNFPVHKPVMDLTKAQYEELWNGSPHFYGINAFFKEVEDNLYKVQYRVLLSRYRGRTTCPDCKGYRLRKEALYVKVGGLHIGELCEMPVKDLQAWFDKLVLTPHEQGVASRILIEIHQRLKTLMDVGLGYLTLSRLANSLSGGESQRIQLTRSLGSNLTDSLYILDEPSIGLHSRDTERLISVLKELRDLGNTVVVVEHDELMMRQADHVIDMGPLASYQGGTVVAEGDYDAIIRNAESLTGKYLRGELSIDPPAKVRTWNRSIKVEGARQNNLKDITVEFPLGVFTVVSGVSGSGKTTLVKQILYPALQQLKGEFTDKPGLFQGLSGDADYLSQVEMVDQHPIGKSSRSNPVTYIKAYDEIRDLYARQPLSKLRGFQPKHFSFNVDGGRCDACKGEGEQVVEMQFLADVHLTCEVCGGKRFKEEVLEVTYKGKSIYQVLEMSVDEAISFFADESDVVAKISPLSDVGLGYVKLGQSSDTLSGGEAQRVKLASFLGKGRAQGHILFIFDEPTTGLHFHDIKKLLASFNALIAQGHSILVIEHNTDVLRSADWLIDLGPGAGDEGGSLVYAGPPAGAKKVAGSLTGKFL, encoded by the coding sequence ATGAATAAGGACGATATCTTCATAAAGGGCGCCCGGGTCCATAACCTAAAAAATATCTCCGTTTCCATTCCCCGTAACAAGCTGGTCGTCGTGACCGGCGTGTCGGGTTCCGGTAAGTCGTCGCTGACCATCGATACCCTGTATGCGGAGGGGCAGCGCCGGTACGCCGAAAGCCTGAGCGCCTACGCGCGCCAGTTCCTGATGCGGATGAATAAACCGGATGTGGATTACATCAAGGGGCTTTGCCCGGCCATTGCCATCGAGCAAAAGGTCATCACCCGGACGCCCCGGTCTACCGTCGGGAGCATGACGGAAGCCTACGACTATTTGAGGCTGCTTTTTGCCCGCGCCGGAAAGACGATTTCGCCGGTCTCCGGGCGGGAGGTGAAAAAGGACGACGTCCGGGATGTCGTGGATGCGATCAAGGCGCTGGCTGAAGGCGACCGCGTACATATCCTTGTACCGTTCCTGCACCATGCGCGCCGCGACCCCGCTGAAGAAATGAATATCCTTCTTCAGAAAGGGTTTACACGGTTATATGTGCCTTCGGTAAAAAAGGGCGAGGCCGGGACCGTCATCCGCCTGGAGGAAGCCCTGGAGGCGAAAGACCCCGGATCGCTGACGCCTGCGGCCAATACGTTTGTCCTGGTAGACCGCCTGGTCGTCAAACCCTTTGACGAAGACGACGAGCACCGCATCGCCGACTCCGTTTCCACGGCCTTTTACGAGGGCGAAGGCGCGCTCCTGCTGGAAGTGAACGGCACGACGACCCTGTCTTTCTCAAACCGTTTCGAGCTCGACGGGATGACCTTCGAGGAACCGGCGCCGAATCTTTTTTCCTTCAATAACCCCTTTGGGGCCTGTCCGACCTGCGAAGGGTTTAGCCAGGTCCTGGGGATTGATGAGAACCTGGTCATCCCCGACAAACGCCTCAGCGTTTACGAAGGCGCGGTGGCCCCCTGGAAGGGGGAAAAGCTGGGCCTGTGGAAGGAGCAGTTTGTCAAGGGCGCACGGAAAAACAATTTCCCCGTCCATAAACCCGTCATGGACCTGACCAAAGCGCAATACGAGGAGCTTTGGAACGGGTCGCCCCACTTTTACGGCATCAATGCCTTTTTTAAAGAAGTCGAGGATAACCTGTACAAGGTCCAATACCGTGTCTTGTTGTCGCGCTACCGGGGAAGGACTACCTGCCCGGACTGTAAGGGCTACCGCCTGAGAAAGGAGGCCCTGTATGTCAAGGTCGGCGGTCTGCATATCGGGGAGCTGTGCGAGATGCCGGTCAAGGACCTCCAGGCCTGGTTCGACAAACTCGTCCTGACTCCTCATGAACAGGGCGTTGCGAGCCGGATCCTCATCGAAATCCACCAAAGGCTAAAAACGTTGATGGATGTGGGTTTGGGGTACCTGACGTTGAGCCGTCTAGCGAATTCCCTGAGTGGGGGCGAGAGCCAGCGGATCCAGCTCACGCGTTCCCTGGGGAGTAACCTCACCGACTCTTTGTACATCCTTGACGAGCCCTCCATCGGGCTGCACTCCCGGGATACAGAGCGGCTGATCAGCGTCCTGAAAGAGCTCCGCGACTTAGGCAACACTGTCGTCGTGGTGGAGCACGACGAGCTCATGATGCGCCAGGCCGACCATGTCATCGACATGGGCCCCCTGGCCAGTTACCAGGGCGGGACGGTCGTTGCCGAAGGAGACTATGACGCCATCATCCGGAACGCCGAAAGCCTGACTGGCAAATACCTCCGCGGGGAATTGTCCATCGACCCGCCCGCAAAGGTCCGCACCTGGAACCGGTCCATCAAGGTCGAAGGCGCGCGCCAGAACAACCTGAAGGATATTACCGTCGAGTTCCCGCTGGGTGTGTTTACCGTCGTCAGCGGCGTGAGCGGAAGCGGCAAGACCACCCTGGTCAAGCAAATTCTTTACCCCGCGCTTCAACAGCTCAAGGGAGAGTTCACCGATAAACCCGGTTTGTTCCAGGGGCTCAGCGGAGACGCGGACTACCTGTCCCAGGTGGAAATGGTCGACCAGCACCCGATCGGCAAGTCCTCCCGGAGCAATCCCGTCACCTATATCAAGGCGTATGACGAGATCCGGGACCTTTACGCCCGTCAACCCCTGAGCAAACTAAGGGGCTTCCAGCCAAAGCATTTTTCCTTTAACGTGGATGGCGGTCGCTGTGACGCCTGTAAAGGGGAGGGGGAACAGGTCGTGGAAATGCAGTTCCTGGCCGATGTACACCTGACCTGCGAAGTCTGCGGTGGCAAGCGCTTTAAGGAAGAAGTGCTCGAAGTCACCTACAAGGGCAAGAGCATCTACCAGGTGTTGGAAATGAGTGTGGACGAGGCGATCTCGTTTTTCGCGGATGAATCGGATGTCGTGGCTAAAATAAGCCCGCTGAGCGACGTAGGGCTGGGTTATGTCAAGCTGGGTCAGTCCAGCGACACCCTGTCCGGGGGCGAGGCGCAGCGCGTCAAGCTGGCGTCCTTCCTAGGCAAGGGCCGCGCCCAGGGGCACATCCTGTTTATCTTTGACGAGCCCACGACGGGGCTTCACTTTCACGATATTAAAAAGCTGCTGGCATCCTTTAACGCGCTGATTGCGCAGGGGCATAGCATACTCGTCATCGAACACAATACCGATGTCCTCCGGAGCGCGGACTGGCTCATCGACCTTGGCCCTGGCGCCGGCGACGAAGGCGGATCACTCGTATATGCGGGGCCACCCGCGGGCGCCAAAAAAGTGGCGGGCAGCCTTACGGGGAAGTTCCTGTAA
- a CDS encoding ABC transporter ATP-binding protein, with translation MSPILEVQHLKKYYATQKAVDDISFSIPSGSIFGLLGPNGAGKTTLLRMITGIFFPDSGQILFDGRPFQPETDLVHIGYMPEERGLYKKMKIGDQALYLARLKGLSKQEASEKIRYWFGKLDMDTWYNKKTQDLSKGMGQKLQFVTTILHRPKLIILDEPFSGLDPVNANLIKDEIYELARAGSTVIFSTHRMEQVEEICDRIVLVNQGKKILDGTVAGVKQDFKENLYRLDVAGAAAANGAHPSFDIVQQNAGSLVLRINNGYSSNDVLSYYIGQGALVSSFQEILPSLNDIFIKLVEGTPLARQFQNVQA, from the coding sequence ATGAGCCCAATACTGGAAGTACAACATCTAAAAAAGTACTACGCCACGCAAAAAGCGGTGGACGACATCAGCTTTTCCATCCCCTCCGGAAGCATCTTCGGTCTCCTGGGACCCAACGGGGCGGGAAAGACGACCCTGCTGCGGATGATTACGGGGATTTTTTTCCCCGACAGCGGACAAATCCTTTTTGATGGACGCCCCTTTCAACCGGAGACCGACCTGGTCCACATCGGGTACATGCCCGAGGAAAGAGGTCTGTACAAAAAAATGAAGATCGGCGACCAGGCCCTTTACCTGGCGAGGCTGAAGGGCCTCAGCAAACAGGAGGCCTCCGAAAAGATCCGGTACTGGTTTGGCAAACTGGATATGGACACGTGGTACAACAAAAAGACCCAGGACCTCTCCAAGGGCATGGGGCAAAAGCTACAGTTTGTCACGACCATCCTCCACCGGCCGAAGCTGATCATCCTCGACGAACCGTTTAGCGGTCTGGACCCGGTCAACGCTAATTTGATCAAGGACGAGATCTATGAGCTCGCCCGCGCCGGTTCGACCGTCATCTTCAGCACCCATCGCATGGAGCAGGTGGAGGAGATCTGCGACCGGATCGTCCTCGTCAACCAGGGCAAGAAAATCCTGGACGGGACCGTCGCGGGGGTGAAGCAGGACTTTAAAGAAAACCTCTATCGCCTCGACGTCGCGGGCGCCGCGGCTGCAAACGGCGCGCATCCCTCGTTCGACATCGTCCAGCAAAACGCAGGCAGCCTCGTGCTCCGCATCAACAACGGATACTCGTCGAACGACGTCCTTAGTTATTACATCGGCCAGGGCGCGCTTGTTTCCTCCTTCCAGGAGATCCTTCCGTCACTCAACGACATTTTTATAAAGCTGGTCGAGGGCACGCCCCTGGCCCGTCAATTTCAAAACGTACAGGCATGA
- a CDS encoding ABC transporter permease — MNKTGLVFQREYLTRVRKRSFLLVTIIIPLIIIGFYVAIIYVSISGNTTEQKIAVVDQEGLFAGQDLHQKEFTFQLFPVGQAEDIANNYDKQGFDGYLLVPLNTIEDPGLLQFHRKSEAGSGAQGDLNAILEAMISHRRMQAAHIDAVKIKELTPDIALAATIGNEARKSVSDVARGVGYIAGFLIYFILLIYGTTVMRGVMEEKTTRIAEVIISSVRPFQLMLGKILGIGAVGLTQFLIWGVLIYVLQLIIPVAFPQIGQSLHSMGAGNMLMSLLDQARSLNFALIIGCLIFYFVGGYLLYASLFAAVGSAVSDDAQEAQQMVMPITLMVVFSLVVMMKATADPNSSLAVFASIFPPTSPIVMMGRIPYGVPTIPLWQLLASMVLLVGGFLFTTWFCGKIYRTGILLYGKKVTFKEMIRWGMKKA; from the coding sequence ATGAACAAGACAGGACTCGTTTTTCAGCGGGAATACCTGACGCGGGTCAGGAAAAGATCCTTTTTGCTCGTCACCATCATCATTCCGCTGATCATCATCGGATTTTATGTAGCCATCATCTACGTATCGATCAGCGGGAATACCACCGAACAAAAGATCGCCGTCGTCGACCAGGAAGGTCTTTTCGCCGGGCAGGACCTCCACCAAAAGGAATTCACCTTTCAGTTGTTCCCCGTCGGCCAGGCGGAAGATATTGCGAACAATTACGACAAACAGGGCTTTGACGGGTACCTGCTGGTTCCTCTTAATACCATCGAAGACCCCGGTCTTTTGCAGTTCCACCGCAAGTCCGAAGCGGGCTCCGGCGCCCAGGGCGACCTGAACGCCATCCTGGAGGCCATGATCAGCCATCGCAGGATGCAGGCCGCGCATATAGACGCCGTCAAGATCAAGGAGCTTACCCCCGACATTGCCCTCGCGGCCACCATCGGCAACGAGGCGCGTAAAAGCGTGTCCGACGTCGCCAGGGGCGTGGGGTACATTGCGGGTTTTCTTATTTATTTCATCCTGCTGATTTATGGCACCACCGTCATGCGCGGCGTGATGGAGGAAAAAACAACGCGCATCGCGGAAGTCATCATCAGCTCCGTCCGGCCGTTCCAACTGATGTTGGGGAAAATTTTGGGCATTGGTGCGGTGGGACTTACCCAGTTTTTAATCTGGGGCGTGTTGATTTATGTCCTGCAGCTCATCATCCCGGTGGCCTTTCCCCAGATCGGCCAGTCCTTGCACAGCATGGGCGCGGGAAATATGCTGATGTCGCTGCTGGACCAGGCCCGGTCGCTGAACTTCGCCCTGATCATCGGTTGCCTTATTTTTTACTTCGTGGGTGGTTACCTGCTCTACGCCTCTCTTTTTGCCGCCGTCGGCAGCGCGGTGTCGGACGATGCCCAGGAAGCCCAGCAGATGGTCATGCCCATCACGCTGATGGTGGTCTTCAGCCTTGTCGTCATGATGAAGGCCACCGCAGACCCCAACAGCAGCCTCGCGGTTTTTGCCAGCATTTTCCCCCCCACCTCCCCCATTGTCATGATGGGACGGATTCCTTACGGGGTGCCGACGATACCCTTGTGGCAGTTGCTCGCGAGTATGGTGTTGCTCGTCGGTGGGTTTTTGTTTACCACGTGGTTTTGCGGGAAGATTTACCGGACCGGGATCCTGCTCTATGGGAAGAAGGTAACCTTTAAAGAAATGATTCGCTGGGGGATGAAAAAGGCCTAA
- a CDS encoding sugar phosphate nucleotidyltransferase, translating into MKAIIPVAGAGTRLRPHTYTQPKALIPLAGKTILSIIVDQLQDAGIQEFIFIIGYLGHKIRDYVKEKYPYLQVHFVEQNERQGTGHAISLTKDIVDGDEVFIVLGDTICEYDVREVLANPNSLLGVKRVDDPRDFGVAEVEESGLISQVVEKPQIPKSNMALVGLYKIRDTRVMFDCLSTVSHQPHPSRPYDFNLTDALECMIRQGCIFHAFKVQNWFDCGRKETLLQSNAILLKKFGSNIASNHKFDNSILIPPVSIAEGCDIRNSIVGPNVAIGDGTVINSSIIRNSIIGAYSNLTEIVLTESLIGSDASIKGESRSLNIGDNTEIALG; encoded by the coding sequence ATGAAGGCAATTATACCGGTGGCCGGTGCGGGGACACGCTTACGTCCACATACCTACACCCAGCCTAAGGCATTGATCCCCCTGGCAGGGAAAACCATCCTCAGCATCATTGTAGACCAGCTCCAGGACGCCGGTATACAGGAATTCATCTTTATCATCGGCTATCTCGGTCACAAGATCCGGGATTATGTCAAGGAAAAATATCCGTACCTCCAGGTCCACTTCGTAGAACAAAACGAGCGTCAGGGCACGGGTCACGCGATCTCCCTGACCAAGGACATCGTCGACGGGGACGAGGTATTTATCGTATTGGGCGACACCATCTGTGAGTATGACGTGCGCGAGGTGCTGGCGAACCCGAACTCCCTGTTGGGCGTAAAACGCGTCGACGACCCCCGGGACTTCGGGGTGGCGGAGGTGGAAGAAAGCGGTCTCATCAGCCAGGTCGTGGAAAAACCCCAGATCCCCAAGTCCAACATGGCCCTCGTCGGTTTGTACAAGATCCGGGATACGCGGGTGATGTTTGATTGTCTGTCCACCGTCAGCCATCAGCCCCACCCCAGCCGGCCCTACGACTTCAACCTGACCGACGCCCTGGAGTGTATGATCCGCCAGGGTTGTATTTTCCACGCTTTCAAGGTCCAGAACTGGTTCGATTGCGGCCGCAAGGAAACGCTGCTGCAATCCAACGCCATCCTGCTCAAGAAGTTTGGGAGCAACATCGCGTCCAACCATAAGTTCGACAACTCTATCCTCATCCCGCCTGTCAGCATCGCCGAGGGGTGTGACATACGGAACTCCATCGTCGGCCCCAACGTTGCCATCGGGGACGGCACGGTGATCAACTCCAGCATCATCCGCAATTCCATCATCGGCGCCTATTCCAACCTTACGGAGATCGTGTTGACCGAATCCCTGATTGGGAGCGACGCGTCCATCAAGGGCGAAAGCCGCAGCCTGAATATCGGCGACAATACCGAAATCGCACTGGGATGA
- a CDS encoding NAD(P)H-dependent flavin oxidoreductase, translating into MNRVTTLFGTRYPIVQAGMVWASGWRLASAVSNAGGLGLIGAGSMYPDVLREHIRKCKAATDAPYGVNIPLLYPDIDKHIDIVLAERVPIVFTSAGNPKTWTGMLKEKGVTVVHVVSSALFARKAEQAGCDAVVAEGFEAGGHNGREETTTLVLVPEVCASVSIPVIAAGGIATGRGMLAAMVLGASGVQMGSRFVASEEASSHIAFKNAVLAAKEGDTFLTMKQLTPVRLLVNAFYKAVRAAEARGANPEELQALLGNGRAKKGMFEGDLDEGELEIGQVSALLHEILPAGDIVRRVWKEFQEALQNPTDFT; encoded by the coding sequence ATGAACCGGGTCACCACCCTTTTCGGTACCCGTTATCCCATCGTCCAGGCGGGGATGGTCTGGGCCAGCGGCTGGCGGTTGGCCAGCGCCGTGAGCAACGCGGGTGGTCTCGGCCTCATCGGGGCCGGTAGTATGTACCCCGACGTTCTGAGAGAACACATTCGGAAATGCAAGGCGGCGACGGACGCGCCGTACGGCGTCAATATTCCGCTTTTGTACCCGGATATAGACAAACACATAGACATCGTTTTAGCGGAACGGGTCCCCATCGTCTTTACCTCCGCCGGTAACCCCAAAACGTGGACCGGGATGCTAAAGGAAAAGGGCGTCACCGTCGTACACGTGGTCAGCAGCGCTCTTTTTGCCCGAAAGGCGGAACAAGCCGGTTGCGACGCCGTCGTGGCTGAAGGTTTTGAAGCCGGGGGCCACAACGGGCGGGAGGAAACCACCACCCTCGTCCTGGTGCCCGAGGTCTGTGCCTCGGTGTCCATCCCCGTCATCGCCGCCGGAGGCATTGCCACCGGCCGGGGTATGCTGGCCGCCATGGTCTTAGGCGCCTCCGGCGTACAGATGGGCAGCCGGTTCGTCGCCAGCGAGGAAGCGTCCTCCCATATCGCCTTCAAAAATGCCGTGCTGGCCGCGAAGGAAGGAGATACCTTTCTGACGATGAAGCAGTTAACACCTGTCCGGTTGCTCGTCAATGCGTTTTACAAGGCCGTCCGCGCCGCCGAGGCCCGGGGAGCCAACCCGGAGGAACTGCAAGCCTTGCTGGGAAACGGTCGTGCCAAAAAAGGCATGTTTGAAGGGGACCTGGACGAAGGGGAGCTTGAAATTGGACAGGTCAGCGCCCTTTTGCACGAAATTCTCCCCGCCGGCGACATTGTCCGGAGGGTTTGGAAGGAATTTCAGGAAGCCTTGCAAAATCCAACAGATTTTACGTAG